The window CAAATCGTCCGACCCGATGAAGCTGGAGCGCATCTCCGAGATCGTGCTCAAGCATTCGATCTGGCTCTTGATCGGGTGGTGGACCGGCGGCGCCTGGGTGCTCTATTTCAACGACGCACCGACGCTGGTCAGGGAACTCGTCACCTTCCAGGCGCCGATGATCGCCTATATCTGGATCGGCATCCTGACGGCTACGACCTACGTGCTCGCCGGCTTCATGCGCGAGCAGGTCTGCACCTATATGTGCCCGTGGCCGCGGATCCAGGCCGCGCTCACCGACGAATGGGCGCTCAACGTGACCTATCGTTACGATCGCGGCGAGAAGCGTACGTCGGTGAAGAAGGCGGCCGAGCTGCGCGCGCTCGGCGAGCAAGTCGGCGACTGCGTCGACTGCTATCAATGCGTTGCCGTGTGCCCGACCGGCATCGACATCCGCAACGGACCGCAGCTCGAATGCATCCAGTGCGGGCTCTGCATCGATGCCTGCGACAACGTGATGGCGAAAATCGGCCGGCCGAAGCGGCTGATCGGCTATGACAACGACGTCAACATCCAGCGCCGCCAGGAAGGCAAGGCGCCGATCTACCGCATCGTCCGGGCTCGCACCGTCGCCTACAGCGCGATCATCGCGGCGGTCGGCGGCATCATGATCTATACGCTGGCGACCCGCAGCCTGCTCGACGTCAACGTGCTGCACGACCGCAACCCGGTCGCGGTCAGGCTTAGCGATGGCTCGATCCGCAACGCTTATACGGTGCGGTTGCTCAACAAGAGCGGCTACGACCGGGTCATCGCGATCGACGCGAACGGTCCGGTCAATGCGACGATCCATGTCATCGGGGTCGATTCCGTGACGCCGGACCGGCCGATGATCGTGGTTCCGCGCGACTCCACCAGCGAGCTGCGGCTACTCGTGACCGCGCCGGCGGAGGGCAATCCGGAAAAGTCGATCCCGGTTCGCTTTCACGTCACCGATATCGGCCTCGGCGAAGTCGCCAGCGCCACCGACAATTTCGTCGCGCCGTAGGATCAGGAGCCCGCCATGGCAACCAAGCCGCTGACTGGAACCAAGGTGTTTCTGATGCTGGTCGCCTTCTTCGGCGTCGTGATCGGCGTCAACGTGACCATGATGAAGCTCGCGATCGCGACCCTGCCGGGCACGGACGTCGACAGTCCCTATGCCGCGGGGCTCGCCTATGACCGCGAGATCTCGGCGGCCCAGGACCAGACCGCGCGCAAATGGAAGGTCAACGCCCATGTCGAGCGCCGCGCCGATGGCGGCGCCGTGCTTCAGGTCGAGGCGCGCGACGCGAGCGGCCAGCCGATCACCGGACTGAAATTCGGCGGCCGCCTGGAGCGGCCGACCGACAAGCGCGCCGATCTCGCAATCGAGCTCTCCGAGGCCGGTATCGGCCTCTATCGCGGCAATGCTGCATCGGTCGCGCCGGGGCAGTGGGACCTGGTGATCGAGGGTGAGGCGCGGGGGACGCGCGTGTTCATGTCGCGCAACCGCGTGATCCTGAACTGAAGGATTTTGCCATGCACGTCTCGCGGGATTTTTCGCATTACGTTCGGACTGCGGGCGAGGGCGTCCAGCACATCGATCTCGCGGTCGAGGGCGTTCACTGCGCCGGCTGCATGGCCAAGATCGAGCGCGGGCTGTCCGCGATTCCCGACGTCACGCTGGCGCGCGTGAACCTCACCGACCGGCGCGTTGCGCTGGAATGGAAGGCGGGCACGCTCGATCCGACCCGCTTCATCGATCGCCTCGAGGAGCTCGGCTACAAGGCCTATCCTTACGAGACCGAGAGCGCGGAGGCGAGTGAGGTCGCCGAATCACGCTTCCTGCTGCGCTGCCTCGGCGTCGCCGCGTTCGCCACCATGAACGTGATGATGCTGTCGATCCCGGTGTGGTCCGGCAACGTCTCGGACATGCTGCCGGAGCAGCGCGACTTCTTCCATTGGCTGTCGGCGCTGATCGCATTGCCGGCGGCGGCCTATGCCGGCCAGCCGTTCTTCCGCTCGGCCTGGCGCGCGCTGTCGGCCAGGACCACCAACATGGATGTGCCGATCTCGATCGGCGTGACGCTGGCGCTCGGCATGTCCGTGGTCGAGACCATCAACCACGCCGAGCACGCCTATTTCGACGCGGCGATCATGCTGCTCACTTTCCTCCTGGTCGGCCGCTTCCTCGACCAGAACATGCGGCGGCGCACCCGCGCGGTCGCGGGCAATCTCGCCGCACTCAAAGCGGAGACCGCGGCCAAGTTTGTCGGGCCTGACGAGATATCCCAAGTGCCGGTGGCCGCGATCTATCCCGGCGACATCGTGCTGCTGCGACCCGGCGAGCGCTGTGCGGTCGACGGCACCGTGATCGAGGGCCGTTCCGAAATCGACCAGAGCCTGATCACCGGCGAGACGCTCTATGTCACCGCCGAACAGGGCACGCCGGTCTATGCGGGATCGATGAACATCTCAGGGACCTTGCGGGTGCGGGTCTCGGCGGCCTCCGAGGCGACGCTGCTCGCCGAGATCACGCGGCTGCTCGACAATGCGCTGCAGGCGCGCTCGCGATACATGCGGCTCGCCGACCGCGCCTCGCGTCTCTACGCGCCCGTGGTGCATGCCACCGCGCTCGTCACCATCCTCGGCTGGGTCATCGCCGGCGCCGGCTGGCATGATGCGATCGTGACCGGCGTCGCGGTGCTGATCATCACCTGTCCCTGCGCCCTCGGGCTCGCTATTCCGACGGTGCAGACGGTGGCTTCGGGCGCGATGTTCAAGGCGGGTGTCCTGCTGAATTCCGGCGATGCCATCGAGCGTCTCGCGGAAGCCGATCACGTCATCTTCGACAAGACCGGCACGCTGACGCTGCCCGATCTCGAAGTGATGAATGCGGCCGATATCCCCGCTGATATCTTCGAGCTTGCCGGGCGGCTTGCGCTGTCGAGCCATCATCCGGTCGCCGCTGCCGTCGCGCAGGCCTCCGACGCCAGATCGCCGATCGTCGGCGCGGTGGAGGAGGCCGGACAGGGCGTGCGCGCCGTGGTCGATGGCATCGAGATTCGCCTCGGCCGTCCGTCCTTCTGCGGCGCCGAGACGCTGGTCTCCGACGTGACAAATCTCGATCCTGAAGCCTCCGTCGTGGCTTTCAGCAAGGGCAGCGAAAAATTCCTGCTCTCTGTGCGCCAGGGCCTCCGCCCTGATGCGCAAGCTGTGATCGCAGCGCTGAAGGCGCGCAATATCGGCATCGAGATTCTCTCCGGCGACCGTGAACCGGCGGTGATCGCGGCGGCCCATGCGCTGGGCATCTCCGAATGGTGGGCTGGGGTGACCCCGGCCGACAAGATCGCGCGGATCGAGGTCTTGAAGCAGCGGGGCATGAAGGTCCTGATGGTCGGCGACGGCATGAACGATGCGCCTTCGCTGGCGGCCGCCCACGTCTCGATGTCGCCGATCTCGGCCGCGCATTTGAGCCAGGCGACCGCCGATCTCGTCTTCCTCGGCCGGCCGCTGGCCCCGGTCGTCGCTGCCATCGACGCGTCGCGCAAGGCGCTGCATTTGATGCGGCAAAATCTCTGGCTTGCGATCGGCTACAATGTCCTCGCGGTGCCGGTCGCGATCAGCGGCGTCGTGACACCCCTGATCGCGGCTGCCGCCATGAGCGGATCATCGATCCTGGTGATGCTGAATTCGGTGCGTGCGCGCAGCGCCTCGCGGGAGATCAAGTGATGGAAATCCTGGTCATCCTGGTGCCGCTGGCGCTGATGCTCGGTCTCGCCGGTCTCGTCGCCTTCCTCTGGTCGCTCCGCAGCGGCCAGTATGACGATCTCGACGGCGCCGCCTGGCGCGCCATCGCCGACGACGAGCCGCCGCAGGAGGCACCGGCCAAGCGCTAGCGCTTCAAGGCGAGCGTCAGCAGGGCCGCGATCGCGAGCGCCAGGCCCACTCCGGCCACGCAGGCATGCCAGCCATACGCGTCGAACAGCCGGCCGAGGACGGCGGTGCCGATGAGGCCGCCGCAGAAATAGCAGGCGAGATAGGTGCCGCTGGCGATGCCGCGGTTTTCAGCCGCAGCCTGTCCGACGAATCCTGTCGCAGCCGCTTGCGCGGAAAAGGTGCCGATTCCGACCAGAACCATCCCGGCGAGGACCGCGCCCAGGTATGGAGCCAGCATCAGCGGTAGGCCGATCCCTGCGATGGCGAGCGAGCCCCAGATCGTCGGACGCGTTCCGAGGCGCGACGCCACTTTGCCGGCCAGCAACGTCGTGACCACCGACGGCAGGAAGACGAAGTAAACGAAGCCGAGGTCCATCATGCCCAGCGACAGCGGCGAGCGAACCAGAACGAAATTGACGAATGTGAAGGTGCCGATGAATGCGAACAGGATGCAGAAGCCGATGACGTAGGCGGCACGCAGCCGTGAATCCCGCCACTGCGCGATCGTCGCGGCAAGCGCCGATGCCGCAGGCGCCGTTGCGCGCGTCGGCTGTACACGCGCAATGGTGAAATAGACCAGGGCGGCGCCGGCGAGATTGAGGGCCGCGAAGAAATAGAAATTCCATGCCAGGCCAAGGCTATCGGCGATCGCGGCCGAGACCAGCCGGCCGACGAGATTGCTGGCGACGTTGCCCGTGATGTAAGCGGCAAACGCGCCGCCAGATTCGATTGCGCTGCATTGCTCGCCGAGATGAGCCAATGTCAACGCGAAGGCGGATGCCATGCAGAGGCCCTGCGCGACCCGCAGGCCGGTGAAGACG of the Bradyrhizobium sp. WSM1417 genome contains:
- the ccoG gene encoding cytochrome c oxidase accessory protein CcoG, with the translated sequence MNRPVNPKDLPIDDDNGPLYVAQKKVYPQSISGTFRRIKWGLMAFCLGVYYFLPFVRWNRGLGAPSQAVLIDLPNSRFYFFFIELWPQEVYYFTGLLIVAAVALFLMNSVGGRIWCGYLCPQTVWTDLFYAVERLVEGDRRERMKKDKSSDPMKLERISEIVLKHSIWLLIGWWTGGAWVLYFNDAPTLVRELVTFQAPMIAYIWIGILTATTYVLAGFMREQVCTYMCPWPRIQAALTDEWALNVTYRYDRGEKRTSVKKAAELRALGEQVGDCVDCYQCVAVCPTGIDIRNGPQLECIQCGLCIDACDNVMAKIGRPKRLIGYDNDVNIQRRQEGKAPIYRIVRARTVAYSAIIAAVGGIMIYTLATRSLLDVNVLHDRNPVAVRLSDGSIRNAYTVRLLNKSGYDRVIAIDANGPVNATIHVIGVDSVTPDRPMIVVPRDSTSELRLLVTAPAEGNPEKSIPVRFHVTDIGLGEVASATDNFVAP
- a CDS encoding FixH family protein is translated as MATKPLTGTKVFLMLVAFFGVVIGVNVTMMKLAIATLPGTDVDSPYAAGLAYDREISAAQDQTARKWKVNAHVERRADGGAVLQVEARDASGQPITGLKFGGRLERPTDKRADLAIELSEAGIGLYRGNAASVAPGQWDLVIEGEARGTRVFMSRNRVILN
- a CDS encoding cation-translocating P-type ATPase, with product MHVSRDFSHYVRTAGEGVQHIDLAVEGVHCAGCMAKIERGLSAIPDVTLARVNLTDRRVALEWKAGTLDPTRFIDRLEELGYKAYPYETESAEASEVAESRFLLRCLGVAAFATMNVMMLSIPVWSGNVSDMLPEQRDFFHWLSALIALPAAAYAGQPFFRSAWRALSARTTNMDVPISIGVTLALGMSVVETINHAEHAYFDAAIMLLTFLLVGRFLDQNMRRRTRAVAGNLAALKAETAAKFVGPDEISQVPVAAIYPGDIVLLRPGERCAVDGTVIEGRSEIDQSLITGETLYVTAEQGTPVYAGSMNISGTLRVRVSAASEATLLAEITRLLDNALQARSRYMRLADRASRLYAPVVHATALVTILGWVIAGAGWHDAIVTGVAVLIITCPCALGLAIPTVQTVASGAMFKAGVLLNSGDAIERLAEADHVIFDKTGTLTLPDLEVMNAADIPADIFELAGRLALSSHHPVAAAVAQASDARSPIVGAVEEAGQGVRAVVDGIEIRLGRPSFCGAETLVSDVTNLDPEASVVAFSKGSEKFLLSVRQGLRPDAQAVIAALKARNIGIEILSGDREPAVIAAAHALGISEWWAGVTPADKIARIEVLKQRGMKVLMVGDGMNDAPSLAAAHVSMSPISAAHLSQATADLVFLGRPLAPVVAAIDASRKALHLMRQNLWLAIGYNVLAVPVAISGVVTPLIAAAAMSGSSILVMLNSVRARSASREIK
- the ccoS gene encoding cbb3-type cytochrome oxidase assembly protein CcoS — encoded protein: MEILVILVPLALMLGLAGLVAFLWSLRSGQYDDLDGAAWRAIADDEPPQEAPAKR
- a CDS encoding MFS transporter, coding for MTDLSAPIKPTAMTMDAHSPGLALRSLVIGLTAFLTVVDLFATQAILPSLTRHYGVTPAAMSLAVNASTFGMAVAGLVVGFLSPHIDRRTGILLSLTLLAIPTSLLATAPNLAVFTGLRVAQGLCMASAFALTLAHLGEQCSAIESGGAFAAYITGNVASNLVGRLVSAAIADSLGLAWNFYFFAALNLAGAALVYFTIARVQPTRATAPAASALAATIAQWRDSRLRAAYVIGFCILFAFIGTFTFVNFVLVRSPLSLGMMDLGFVYFVFLPSVVTTLLAGKVASRLGTRPTIWGSLAIAGIGLPLMLAPYLGAVLAGMVLVGIGTFSAQAAATGFVGQAAAENRGIASGTYLACYFCGGLIGTAVLGRLFDAYGWHACVAGVGLALAIAALLTLALKR